From the Amycolatopsis thermoflava N1165 genome, one window contains:
- the pruA gene encoding L-glutamate gamma-semialdehyde dehydrogenase → MDAVTTVPTPANEPVLQYAPGSPERAEVQAALAELTKEPLELTATIGGEQRMGGGPRIDVVQPHNHRAVLGVLGSATQQDTRDALAAAREAAPAWRKLSFDDRAAILLRAADLLTGPWRAKLNAATMLGQSKTVHQAEIDAACELADFWRFNVAFARRLLAEQPASSPGVWNRTDHRPLEGFVYAITPFNFTAIAGNLPTAPALMGNVVLWKPSPTQSFAAHLTMRLLEEAGLPPGVINLLPGDGLAVSEVALASPDLAGIHFTGSTRTFQHLWSQVGANIANYRTYPRIVGETGGKDFVLAHPSADIDVLRTALVRGAFEYQGQKCSAASRAYVPRSLWTRMRDDFLSEVESLPMGDVTDLRNFLGAVIDRRAFDRLSGVLDRARADDRLEVLAGGTADDSEGFFVRPTVLASDHPEHEVFTTEYFGPVLAVHVYDDASYDTVLRQLESVAPYGLTGSIIATDRAAIAHATEELRFAAGNFYVNDKPTGAVVGQQPFGGGRASGTNDKAGSIHNLLRWVSPRSIKETFVPPTSAGYPHQR, encoded by the coding sequence GTGGATGCCGTGACAACCGTGCCCACCCCGGCCAACGAGCCGGTCCTGCAGTACGCGCCGGGCAGCCCGGAGCGAGCCGAAGTGCAGGCGGCGCTCGCCGAGCTGACGAAGGAGCCGCTCGAGCTGACCGCGACGATCGGCGGCGAGCAGCGGATGGGCGGCGGGCCGCGGATCGACGTCGTCCAGCCGCACAACCACCGCGCCGTGCTGGGCGTCCTCGGTTCCGCCACCCAGCAGGACACCCGCGACGCGCTGGCCGCCGCCCGCGAGGCCGCCCCGGCGTGGCGGAAGCTGTCCTTCGACGACCGCGCCGCGATCCTGCTCCGCGCGGCCGATCTGCTCACCGGCCCCTGGCGCGCGAAGCTGAACGCCGCCACCATGCTCGGCCAGTCCAAGACCGTGCACCAGGCCGAGATCGACGCCGCCTGCGAGCTGGCCGACTTCTGGCGCTTCAACGTGGCCTTCGCCCGCCGCCTGCTGGCCGAGCAGCCCGCCAGCTCCCCCGGCGTCTGGAACCGCACCGACCACCGGCCGCTGGAGGGGTTCGTCTACGCGATCACCCCGTTCAACTTCACCGCGATCGCGGGCAACCTGCCCACCGCACCCGCGCTGATGGGGAACGTCGTGCTGTGGAAACCCTCCCCCACGCAGAGCTTCGCCGCGCACCTGACGATGCGGCTGCTCGAAGAAGCCGGCCTGCCGCCGGGTGTGATCAACCTGCTGCCCGGTGACGGCCTGGCCGTCTCCGAGGTCGCGCTGGCTTCGCCCGATCTGGCCGGCATCCACTTCACCGGCTCCACCCGGACCTTCCAGCACCTGTGGTCGCAGGTCGGCGCGAACATCGCGAACTACCGCACCTACCCGCGGATCGTCGGCGAGACCGGCGGCAAGGACTTCGTGCTCGCCCACCCGTCCGCAGACATCGACGTGCTGCGCACCGCGCTCGTCCGCGGCGCGTTCGAGTACCAGGGCCAGAAGTGTTCCGCCGCCTCACGGGCGTACGTCCCGCGCTCGCTGTGGACGCGGATGCGGGACGACTTCCTGTCCGAGGTCGAGTCGCTGCCCATGGGCGACGTGACCGACCTGCGCAACTTCCTCGGCGCGGTGATCGACCGGCGTGCGTTCGACCGGCTGTCCGGGGTGCTGGACCGCGCCCGCGCCGACGACCGGCTGGAGGTCCTCGCCGGCGGCACCGCCGACGACAGCGAGGGCTTCTTCGTGCGCCCGACCGTGCTCGCCTCGGACCACCCGGAGCACGAGGTGTTCACCACCGAGTACTTCGGGCCGGTGCTCGCGGTGCACGTCTACGACGACGCGTCCTACGACACCGTGCTGCGCCAGCTGGAGAGCGTCGCGCCGTACGGGCTGACCGGGTCGATCATCGCGACCGACCGGGCCGCGATCGCCCACGCCACCGAGGAACTGCGGTTCGCCGCGGGCAACTTCTACGTCAACGACAAGCCGACCGGCGCGGTCGTCGGGCAGCAGCCCTTCGGCGGCGGGCGGGCGTCGGGCACCAACGACAAGGCCGGGTCGATCCACAACCTGCTCCGCTGGGTGAGCCCGCGCTCCATCAAGGAGACCTTCGTGCCGCCGACCTCCGCCGGCTACCCGCACCAGCGCTGA
- a CDS encoding PucR family transcriptional regulator — protein MAQLRQVLIALGDPLVEVEVAPDGLDGEVGDVVVLEPDDDPELRRGDLALVIGARGRAAVPLIRAAGRRGAAAVAVKVESESALPLLRSAATDAGVALLAVAADVRWEQLATLVRGVLEAARGAADEDAGETLGDLFSLAQTIAALTGGIVSIEDTASRVLAYSRSDDEVDELRRLSILGRQGPAPYLKMLHEWGVYQRLRATEEVVRIEERPDLGIRTRLAIGVHAGGRPLGSIWVQEGAAPLAARAEQALIGAARVAALHLVRRRSAAGTRFRENLLAGMLDGRSDPVSVARQIGADPAKPAAVVAFAPREAEPVDRSELELRRSALAAVISVHAAAYRRSAMVTQLGDRTYAFLPDLPAGVSLLDLTREMVASAEIPVRAAVGRVVAVADVGVSRQEADRVLDAMARGLDLEVATLADVRSQVLVSETLAMLAEQPRLRDPRLTALRAEHPDLASSLLAYLDTLGDVRSAARALNVHPNTVRYRVRRAAEVAGIDLADPLERLFASLQLRLPPGV, from the coding sequence GTGGCACAACTGCGGCAGGTCCTGATCGCGCTCGGCGATCCGCTCGTCGAGGTGGAGGTCGCGCCGGACGGCCTGGACGGCGAGGTCGGCGACGTCGTGGTGCTGGAACCCGACGACGACCCGGAGCTGCGGCGCGGCGACCTGGCGCTGGTGATCGGGGCGCGCGGGCGGGCGGCGGTGCCGTTGATCCGCGCGGCCGGGCGCCGGGGCGCGGCTGCGGTGGCGGTCAAGGTGGAGTCCGAGTCGGCGTTGCCGCTGCTGCGGTCCGCGGCGACCGACGCCGGGGTCGCGTTGCTGGCGGTCGCGGCCGACGTGCGGTGGGAGCAGCTCGCGACGCTGGTGCGCGGGGTGCTGGAGGCCGCCCGCGGCGCGGCGGACGAGGACGCGGGGGAGACGCTCGGCGACCTGTTCTCGCTGGCCCAGACGATCGCGGCACTGACAGGCGGGATCGTCAGCATCGAGGACACCGCGAGCCGGGTGCTGGCGTACTCGCGGTCCGACGACGAGGTGGACGAGCTGCGGCGGCTGTCGATCCTGGGCAGGCAGGGGCCCGCGCCGTACCTGAAGATGCTGCACGAGTGGGGCGTCTACCAGCGGTTGCGGGCGACGGAGGAGGTCGTGCGCATCGAGGAGCGGCCGGATCTGGGCATCCGAACGCGGCTGGCGATCGGGGTGCACGCGGGCGGGCGGCCGCTCGGGTCGATCTGGGTGCAGGAGGGAGCGGCGCCGCTGGCCGCCAGGGCGGAGCAGGCCCTGATCGGCGCGGCTCGGGTGGCCGCGCTGCACCTGGTCCGGCGGCGCAGCGCGGCGGGCACACGGTTCCGGGAGAACCTGCTGGCCGGGATGCTCGACGGGCGCAGCGACCCGGTGTCGGTGGCCCGGCAGATCGGGGCCGACCCGGCGAAGCCGGCCGCCGTGGTCGCCTTCGCGCCGCGGGAGGCCGAGCCGGTGGACCGGTCGGAGCTGGAGCTGCGGCGGTCCGCGCTGGCGGCGGTGATCTCGGTGCACGCCGCGGCGTACCGGCGCAGCGCGATGGTGACCCAGCTCGGCGACCGGACGTACGCGTTCCTGCCCGACCTGCCCGCGGGGGTGTCGCTGCTGGACCTGACGCGGGAAATGGTGGCGTCGGCGGAGATCCCGGTGCGGGCGGCGGTCGGCCGGGTGGTGGCGGTGGCGGACGTGGGGGTGTCGCGGCAGGAGGCGGACCGGGTGCTGGACGCGATGGCGCGCGGACTGGACCTGGAGGTGGCGACGCTGGCGGACGTCCGGTCGCAGGTCCTGGTCAGCGAGACGCTCGCGATGCTGGCCGAGCAGCCGCGCCTGCGTGACCCGCGGCTGACGGCGTTGCGCGCGGAGCACCCGGACCTGGCGTCCTCGCTGCTGGCGTACCTGGACACCCTGGGCGACGTCCGTTCCGCGGCGCGCGCACTGAACGTGCACCCGAACACGGTGCGCTACCGCGTCCGCCGGGCGGCGGAGGTCGCCGGGATCGACTTGGCGGACCCGTTGGAGCGGCTGTTCGCGTCGCTGCAGCTGAGGCTGCCGCCCGGTGTCTAA
- the glgB gene encoding 1,4-alpha-glucan branching protein GlgB, producing the protein MNAVPAELPEAAPPPGDIDRLLAGSHHDPHSVLGVHTVGDAVVVRALRPGARRVSVVAADHKFDLERVVDGLFAGTVPEHPGDYRLEVDYDGQVCTLDDPYRWLPTVGELDQHLIGEGRHERLWDVLGAHPRSYETPSGVVTGTSFAVWAPTARGVRVIGDFNGWDGRSHPMRSLGSSGVWEVFIPGVEIGTHYKFRVLGADGQWHEKADPMAFATEKPPATASVVTASAYEWSDEEWLAKRNATNWANAPMSVYEVHLGSWRPGLGYRELAEELADYVQDMGFTHVELLPIAEHPFGGSWGYQVTSYYAPTARFGHPDDFRYFVDRLHQRGIGVIVDWVPAHFPKDNWALARFDGTPLYEHADPRRGEQLDWGTYVFDFGRNEVRNFLVANALFWLEEYHLDGLRVDAVASMLYLDYSRPEGQWVPNQYGGRENLDAVRFLQELNATVYKRHPGVVMIAEESTAWPGVTRPTHLGGLGFGFKWNMGWMHDTLHYLAHDPVHRSYHHNEMTFSLVYAWSENFVLPLSHDEVVHGKGSLWGRMPGDDWNKAAGVRSLLAFMWAHPGKQLLFMGGEFGQEQEWSEERSLDWHLLEQPLHGGIQKLMRDLNSTYTSSPALFSADTTPEGFAWIDANDSGGNVLSFLRIGEDGSRLACVANFAGMPHHDYRVGLPAAGRWREVVNTDAEIYGGSGVGNYGAVEAELEPWHGQPASAVLQLPPSGVLWLAPEE; encoded by the coding sequence GTGAACGCGGTCCCAGCCGAACTGCCCGAGGCGGCCCCGCCGCCCGGCGACATCGACCGGCTGCTGGCCGGCTCGCACCACGACCCGCACTCGGTCCTCGGTGTGCACACCGTGGGCGACGCGGTGGTGGTGCGGGCGCTGCGGCCCGGTGCGCGCCGGGTGAGCGTGGTCGCCGCCGACCACAAGTTCGACCTGGAACGGGTCGTGGACGGCCTGTTCGCCGGAACGGTGCCCGAGCACCCCGGCGACTACCGGCTGGAGGTCGACTACGACGGGCAGGTGTGCACGCTCGACGACCCGTACCGGTGGCTGCCCACGGTGGGCGAGCTGGACCAGCACCTGATCGGCGAGGGCAGGCACGAGCGGCTGTGGGACGTGCTGGGCGCGCACCCGCGGTCCTACGAGACGCCGAGCGGGGTCGTCACCGGCACGTCGTTCGCGGTGTGGGCGCCGACCGCGCGGGGGGTGCGGGTGATCGGCGACTTCAACGGGTGGGACGGCCGGTCGCACCCGATGCGCTCGCTCGGCTCGTCCGGGGTGTGGGAGGTGTTCATCCCGGGCGTGGAGATCGGGACGCACTACAAGTTCCGCGTCCTCGGCGCCGACGGGCAGTGGCACGAGAAGGCCGACCCGATGGCGTTCGCGACGGAGAAGCCGCCCGCGACCGCGTCGGTGGTCACCGCGTCGGCCTACGAGTGGTCCGACGAGGAGTGGCTGGCCAAGCGCAACGCCACGAACTGGGCCAACGCGCCGATGAGCGTCTACGAGGTGCACCTCGGTTCGTGGCGGCCCGGGCTGGGCTACCGCGAGCTGGCCGAGGAGCTGGCCGACTACGTGCAGGACATGGGTTTCACGCACGTCGAACTGCTGCCGATCGCCGAGCACCCGTTCGGCGGGTCGTGGGGCTACCAGGTCACCTCCTACTACGCGCCGACCGCGCGGTTCGGCCACCCGGACGACTTCCGGTACTTCGTGGACCGGCTGCACCAGCGCGGCATCGGCGTGATCGTGGACTGGGTGCCCGCTCACTTCCCCAAGGACAACTGGGCGTTGGCGCGCTTCGACGGCACCCCGCTGTACGAGCACGCCGACCCGCGCCGCGGCGAGCAGCTGGACTGGGGCACGTACGTGTTCGACTTCGGCCGCAACGAGGTGCGCAACTTCCTGGTCGCGAACGCGCTGTTCTGGCTGGAGGAGTACCACCTGGACGGTCTGCGGGTGGACGCGGTGGCCTCGATGCTGTACCTGGACTACTCGCGGCCGGAGGGCCAGTGGGTGCCCAACCAGTACGGCGGGCGGGAGAACCTGGATGCGGTGCGGTTCCTGCAGGAGCTGAACGCGACCGTCTACAAGCGACACCCGGGCGTGGTGATGATCGCCGAGGAGTCGACGGCGTGGCCGGGTGTGACGCGGCCGACGCACCTGGGCGGGCTCGGGTTCGGGTTCAAGTGGAACATGGGCTGGATGCACGACACGCTGCACTACCTGGCGCACGATCCGGTGCACCGGTCCTACCACCACAACGAGATGACGTTCTCGCTGGTGTACGCGTGGAGCGAGAACTTCGTGCTGCCGCTGTCGCACGACGAGGTCGTGCACGGCAAGGGCTCGCTGTGGGGCCGCATGCCCGGCGATGACTGGAACAAGGCCGCCGGGGTCCGGTCGCTGCTGGCGTTCATGTGGGCGCACCCCGGCAAGCAGCTGCTGTTCATGGGCGGCGAGTTCGGCCAGGAGCAGGAGTGGTCGGAGGAGCGGTCGCTGGACTGGCACCTGCTGGAACAGCCGCTGCACGGCGGGATCCAGAAGCTGATGCGGGACCTGAACTCCACGTACACGTCGTCGCCGGCGTTGTTCAGCGCGGACACCACGCCGGAGGGCTTCGCCTGGATCGACGCGAACGACTCGGGCGGCAACGTGCTGAGCTTCCTGCGCATCGGCGAGGACGGCTCGCGGCTGGCGTGCGTGGCGAACTTCGCCGGGATGCCGCACCACGACTACCGGGTCGGGTTGCCCGCCGCGGGCCGGTGGCGCGAGGTCGTGAACACCGACGCGGAGATCTACGGCGGCTCCGGGGTGGGCAACTACGGGGCGGTCGAGGCCGAGCTGGAGCCGTGGCACGGCCAGCCGGCGTCGGCGGTGCTGCAACTGCCGCCGTCCGGGGTGCTCTGGCTCGCTCCGGAGGAGTGA
- a CDS encoding TetR family transcriptional regulator translates to MSDESRSAPRPRVGRTTAGRRRLRHALTVAAIEKFSEQGYDATTVDEIASAAGVGRRTFFRYFRSKEDAIFPNHEEVLGRIEQLFATADERQNPLEVACAGVGLVLDSYLADPDVSVKRFALTRTVPSLRDKEVASVDRYQRVLATFLRARFQAAGDPLWDLRGSVAAAAVAAAHNHVLRRWLRSGGAEDAHAHAKEAFALVIDAFADTAAPRADRDDESVVAVLRTSAPLSEVVRQISQALRSAD, encoded by the coding sequence ATGTCCGACGAGTCCCGGTCCGCGCCGCGACCGCGGGTGGGCAGGACCACCGCGGGGCGCAGGCGGCTGCGGCACGCCCTCACCGTGGCGGCGATCGAGAAGTTCTCCGAGCAGGGGTACGACGCCACCACGGTCGACGAGATCGCGTCGGCCGCCGGTGTCGGCCGGCGCACCTTCTTCCGGTACTTCCGGTCGAAGGAAGACGCGATCTTCCCGAACCACGAGGAGGTCCTCGGCCGCATCGAGCAGCTCTTCGCCACCGCGGACGAGCGGCAGAACCCCCTCGAGGTGGCGTGCGCCGGCGTCGGCCTGGTGCTCGACTCCTACCTCGCCGACCCGGACGTCTCGGTCAAGCGCTTCGCCCTCACCCGCACCGTGCCTTCGTTGCGGGACAAGGAGGTCGCGAGCGTCGACCGCTACCAGCGCGTGCTCGCGACCTTCCTGCGTGCGCGGTTCCAGGCGGCCGGCGACCCGCTGTGGGACCTGCGTGGCTCGGTCGCCGCGGCGGCGGTCGCGGCGGCCCACAACCACGTCCTGCGCCGCTGGCTGCGCAGCGGCGGCGCCGAGGACGCCCACGCGCACGCGAAGGAGGCGTTCGCGCTGGTGATCGACGCCTTCGCCGACACCGCCGCCCCCCGCGCGGACCGCGACGACGAGTCGGTGGTCGCCGTGCTCAGGACCTCCGCCCCGCTGTCCGAAGTGGTCCGGCAGATCAGCCAGGCGCTGCGCTCCGCCGACTGA
- a CDS encoding proline dehydrogenase family protein, with protein sequence MLRTALLAAAGSPACRSLVERTPLTRPVVRRFVAGSTVDDALAVTAGLIGSGRAVTLDHLGEDTTDPSMAAATVKAYAELLTLLADHGLAADAEVSVKLSAVGLRLPDGDRVALDNARRICAAAAAAGTTVTLDMEDHTTTDATLGVLRELRVDFPWVGAVLQAYLRRTEQDCRDLAYAGSRVRLCKGAYAEPASVAFQDKSEVDRSYVRCLRVLMDGAGHPMVATHDPRMIAIAAELGKDRPDWEFQMLYGVRDAEQRRLARDHAVRVYLPYGDEWYGYFMRRLAERPANLAFFLRALVTR encoded by the coding sequence GTGCTGCGCACCGCTTTGCTCGCCGCGGCCGGGTCGCCGGCCTGCCGGTCCCTCGTCGAGCGGACCCCGCTGACCCGCCCCGTGGTCCGCCGGTTCGTCGCCGGATCCACTGTGGACGACGCGCTGGCCGTGACCGCGGGCCTGATCGGCAGCGGCCGGGCGGTCACGCTCGACCACCTCGGCGAGGACACCACCGACCCGTCGATGGCCGCCGCGACGGTGAAGGCCTACGCCGAGCTGCTGACGCTGCTGGCCGACCACGGTCTGGCGGCGGACGCCGAGGTGTCGGTGAAGCTGTCCGCCGTCGGGCTGCGCCTGCCCGACGGGGACCGCGTCGCCCTGGACAACGCGCGCCGCATCTGCGCGGCCGCGGCCGCCGCGGGCACCACGGTCACGCTGGACATGGAGGACCACACCACGACCGACGCCACCCTCGGCGTGCTGCGGGAGCTGCGAGTGGACTTCCCGTGGGTCGGCGCGGTCCTGCAGGCCTACCTCCGGCGCACCGAGCAGGACTGCCGGGACCTGGCGTACGCGGGCTCGCGGGTCCGGTTGTGCAAGGGCGCGTACGCCGAGCCCGCGTCCGTCGCATTTCAAGACAAGTCCGAAGTGGACCGGTCGTACGTGCGCTGCCTGCGGGTGCTGATGGACGGCGCGGGGCATCCGATGGTCGCCACTCACGATCCGCGGATGATCGCGATCGCCGCGGAACTGGGGAAGGACCGGCCGGACTGGGAGTTCCAGATGCTGTACGGCGTCCGGGACGCCGAGCAGCGGCGGCTCGCACGCGACCACGCGGTGCGGGTCTACCTGCCCTACGGCGACGAGTGGTACGGCTACTTCATGCGCCGCCTGGCGGAGCGTCCGGCGAACCTGGCGTTCTTCCTCCGGGCGCTCGTCACGCGGTGA
- a CDS encoding maltokinase N-terminal cap-like domain-containing protein, producing MTDPRELVGALVTELPEWLPTQRWFAGKDRPITAVRPLSTTVLMAGDPLLLHLVVEVEQDDRREPYQLLIGSQAHLPEYLGSSWIGTEKGLPCYEATGDADLTSKLLDLIAGDARIGSLRFAREPGAELRGGLRARPVGAEQSNTSLVFGHHYILKLFRKLTPGENPDLRLHRALHDVGSKHIADLLGSITGELDGEPVTIGMLQKFVSDAVDGWAMATTSVRDLMADPELPPDEVGGDFAGEAQRLGQAVASVHSDLRRALGDEIADEGEFDRTVKAMRDRLDTVSRAVPQLAEHAPALRAAFEKLREAHGPVSMQYIHGDLHLGQVLRCVTGWLLIDFEGEPAAPAAERVALRSPLRDVAGMLRSFDYAAHQMLIGHDEDDPRLTERALEWARRNRSAFCDGYAKAAPETVGDPRAHGDLLRAFELDKAVYEVAYEHANRPEWLTVPLASIARITAGGEQP from the coding sequence TTGACCGATCCCCGTGAGCTGGTCGGCGCGCTGGTGACCGAACTGCCGGAGTGGCTGCCCACGCAGCGGTGGTTCGCCGGGAAGGACCGCCCGATCACCGCGGTGCGCCCGCTGAGCACGACGGTCCTGATGGCCGGCGACCCGCTCCTGCTCCACCTCGTGGTCGAGGTGGAGCAGGACGACCGGCGCGAGCCGTACCAGCTCCTCATCGGGAGCCAGGCCCACCTGCCGGAGTACCTCGGGTCGAGCTGGATCGGCACCGAGAAGGGCCTGCCCTGCTACGAGGCCACCGGCGACGCCGACCTGACGAGCAAGCTGCTCGACCTGATCGCCGGGGACGCGCGGATCGGCTCGCTGCGGTTCGCGCGCGAACCGGGCGCCGAGCTGCGTGGCGGGCTGCGGGCCCGGCCGGTGGGCGCGGAGCAGAGCAACACCTCGCTGGTGTTCGGTCACCACTACATCCTCAAGCTGTTCCGCAAGCTCACCCCGGGCGAGAACCCGGACCTGCGCCTGCACCGGGCGCTGCACGACGTGGGCAGCAAGCACATCGCCGACCTGCTCGGCTCGATCACCGGCGAACTCGACGGGGAGCCGGTCACGATCGGGATGCTGCAGAAGTTCGTGTCCGACGCGGTGGACGGCTGGGCCATGGCCACCACCAGCGTCCGCGACCTCATGGCCGATCCCGAGCTGCCCCCCGACGAGGTGGGCGGCGATTTCGCCGGGGAGGCGCAGCGGCTCGGCCAGGCTGTCGCCTCCGTGCACAGCGACCTGCGGCGGGCCCTCGGCGACGAGATCGCCGACGAGGGCGAGTTCGACCGCACGGTCAAGGCGATGCGGGACCGGCTGGACACCGTGAGCCGCGCGGTGCCGCAACTGGCCGAGCACGCCCCGGCGCTGCGCGCCGCCTTCGAGAAGCTGCGGGAGGCGCACGGACCAGTGTCCATGCAGTACATCCACGGTGACCTGCACCTGGGACAGGTGCTGCGTTGCGTCACCGGGTGGCTGTTGATCGACTTCGAGGGCGAGCCTGCCGCGCCGGCGGCCGAACGGGTGGCGCTGCGCTCGCCGCTGCGGGATGTCGCCGGGATGCTGCGCTCGTTCGACTACGCGGCGCACCAGATGCTGATCGGCCACGACGAGGACGATCCGCGGCTCACCGAGCGGGCGCTGGAGTGGGCGCGGCGCAACCGGTCGGCCTTCTGCGACGGCTACGCCAAGGCGGCGCCGGAAACAGTGGGCGACCCGCGGGCGCACGGCGACCTGCTGCGCGCGTTCGAGCTCGACAAGGCCGTCTACGAGGTGGCCTACGAACACGCCAACCGGCCGGAATGGCTGACCGTACCGCTGGCATCCATCGCACGGATCACCGCAGGAGGCGAACAACCGTGA
- a CDS encoding nuclear transport factor 2 family protein, whose translation MTELPPAVQQVFDATNRGDSEAFLDAFTEDGQVDDWGRTFTGRAEIAGWNDRENIGVQAHFEVRDARTTGDTTTVTLQVSGNGFNGPGTFEFLLRDDHVARMRIR comes from the coding sequence ATGACCGAGCTGCCGCCCGCCGTCCAGCAGGTGTTCGACGCGACCAACCGTGGTGACAGCGAAGCGTTCCTGGACGCCTTCACCGAGGACGGCCAGGTCGACGACTGGGGCCGCACCTTCACCGGCCGCGCGGAGATCGCGGGCTGGAACGACCGCGAGAACATCGGCGTGCAGGCGCACTTCGAGGTGCGGGACGCCCGGACGACCGGCGACACGACGACAGTGACGCTCCAGGTGAGCGGCAACGGCTTCAACGGACCCGGCACGTTCGAGTTCCTTCTGCGGGACGACCACGTGGCGCGCATGCGGATCCGCTGA